Proteins encoded together in one Priestia aryabhattai window:
- a CDS encoding DUF1259 domain-containing protein, producing the protein MSWENKKSLCQEFARILGGQGSLDENGVCLVQKFRTIRFKILGRPTRSPLVTPQFFTFEDLDSRGRALNLGETVLLQEEVNPLLTELRKRDIKVTAVHNHWLFEEPRAMYMHFESVEPPLDFARKVREAFKVLKG; encoded by the coding sequence ATGAGTTGGGAAAATAAAAAGAGTCTATGTCAGGAGTTTGCGAGAATTCTAGGTGGACAAGGCAGTTTAGATGAAAATGGTGTTTGTTTGGTACAAAAGTTTCGTACGATTCGTTTTAAAATTTTGGGGCGTCCAACACGCTCTCCGTTAGTTACTCCTCAATTTTTTACTTTTGAAGATTTAGATAGCAGAGGAAGAGCGCTAAATCTAGGTGAAACCGTGCTTCTGCAAGAAGAGGTAAATCCATTATTAACTGAGCTTAGAAAAAGAGATATTAAGGTTACTGCCGTTCATAATCATTGGTTATTTGAAGAGCCTAGAGCAATGTATATGCATTTTGAATCTGTAGAACCACCGTTAGATTTTGCACGAAAAGTAAGAGAAGCGTTTAAAGTATTAAAGGGGTAA
- a CDS encoding M48 family metallopeptidase: MYTYQTGNQTIDYKIEVVPNRTDITVQICDKEGVKVIVPRGLNENNVRSIIARKATWILKQLNGSQPSEEKPAAPKKEAVKKETAKKEAPKAAASAAKTGSFEEGDKFPYLGRQYRLNIVRGDVTKAEMTFRAKFIATVPESWNEQQTNEGIGQLLTEWYQGRAGEKFQEALKSVKKAADNAPESVKWNELGEEYATTQDKTIVLNWRLLTAPLATIEYVIASQFTNADELFEDAAERKQWLSDNNLNAF; the protein is encoded by the coding sequence ATGTATACGTATCAAACAGGCAATCAAACAATTGACTACAAAATTGAAGTCGTTCCAAATAGAACCGATATCACGGTGCAAATTTGTGACAAAGAAGGGGTAAAAGTTATTGTCCCGAGAGGTCTTAATGAAAACAATGTGCGTTCAATCATCGCACGCAAAGCAACATGGATTTTAAAACAACTAAACGGTTCACAACCATCTGAGGAAAAGCCAGCTGCTCCAAAGAAAGAAGCAGTAAAAAAAGAAACAGCTAAAAAAGAAGCTCCTAAAGCAGCAGCTTCTGCAGCTAAAACTGGTTCTTTTGAAGAAGGAGACAAATTCCCTTACCTAGGACGTCAATATCGCTTAAACATCGTTCGTGGAGATGTAACAAAGGCTGAAATGACATTCCGTGCAAAATTCATTGCTACAGTACCTGAAAGCTGGAACGAGCAGCAAACAAATGAAGGTATTGGACAACTATTAACAGAATGGTACCAAGGCCGTGCAGGTGAAAAATTCCAAGAAGCTTTAAAATCTGTTAAAAAAGCAGCAGACAATGCTCCTGAATCTGTTAAGTGGAACGAGTTAGGTGAAGAATATGCTACGACTCAAGATAAGACTATCGTATTAAACTGGCGTTTGCTAACAGCTCCTCTTGCAACAATTGAATATGTCATTGCTTCTCAATTTACGAATGCAGATGAGTTATTCGAAGATGCAGCTGAACGCAAACAGTGGTTAAGCGATAACAACTTAAACGCATTTTAA
- a CDS encoding methyl-accepting chemotaxis protein, with product MKKVFQSLRMKMLCMIAATMAITSTVIEVTNYYLIVKQEQAASITLVITFLFVSLTTTVFYFIIRRYIIAVENLSKTMKGISNGDLSVDVVPLKGKNEISTLISSFNEMTTHMRMLRQKISKTKRTVSHSSEQLLVSMEETKTAVTEVTMSIQEIAAGSDKQLLSVVETEQAMVDMAKLLQKMIDHSSRVQQSMNRASEHASTGNVSVKEVTNQMNKIYESVKVSTSRVKGLEDRSAEIGRIIDTITRIAEQTNLLALNAAIEAARAGEHGKGFAVVAGEVRKLAEESKTSAIQISHLLKEIEAQAKQAYRNMEVNTEEVTIGISTVEDVTEQFSTIMEDVFTAQEQMNKMTKVTGEIDGYSFKVMESVMALSEVAKQAAAYAEEAAAASQEELASIEELVLLAANLKATVSES from the coding sequence ATGAAAAAAGTTTTTCAAAGTTTACGCATGAAAATGCTATGTATGATTGCAGCCACGATGGCCATAACATCTACTGTAATTGAAGTAACAAATTATTATCTTATTGTGAAACAAGAGCAAGCAGCTTCGATTACGCTAGTGATTACATTTCTGTTTGTTTCTCTTACAACTACCGTGTTCTATTTTATCATACGTCGCTACATAATTGCGGTTGAAAATTTGTCAAAAACAATGAAAGGGATTTCAAACGGCGATTTATCTGTAGATGTTGTTCCTTTGAAGGGGAAAAATGAGATTAGTACACTCATATCTTCATTTAATGAAATGACGACTCACATGAGAATGCTGCGTCAGAAAATAAGTAAAACAAAGCGCACGGTCAGTCATTCTTCAGAGCAATTGCTTGTAAGCATGGAGGAAACAAAAACAGCTGTAACAGAAGTTACGATGTCTATTCAAGAAATTGCTGCGGGTTCTGATAAGCAGTTGTTAAGTGTTGTTGAAACCGAGCAAGCTATGGTAGATATGGCCAAGCTGCTTCAGAAAATGATTGATCATTCTTCAAGGGTACAACAATCGATGAACAGAGCCTCTGAACATGCTTCCACTGGAAATGTTTCGGTGAAAGAGGTGACGAATCAAATGAATAAAATCTATGAATCAGTTAAAGTATCCACCAGTAGAGTAAAGGGGCTCGAAGATCGTTCTGCAGAGATTGGCCGAATTATTGACACTATTACAAGAATTGCTGAACAAACAAATCTTCTTGCACTTAATGCTGCTATTGAAGCTGCAAGAGCTGGAGAACATGGAAAAGGTTTTGCTGTAGTAGCAGGGGAAGTACGTAAGCTGGCAGAGGAATCTAAAACGTCCGCTATACAAATCAGTCATCTGTTAAAAGAAATTGAAGCACAGGCAAAGCAGGCTTATCGAAATATGGAAGTCAATACGGAAGAAGTCACGATTGGTATTTCCACTGTGGAAGATGTAACTGAACAGTTTTCCACAATTATGGAAGATGTCTTTACCGCTCAAGAACAAATGAACAAAATGACAAAGGTAACAGGAGAGATTGATGGGTATTCGTTCAAGGTAATGGAATCTGTCATGGCCCTTTCAGAGGTGGCCAAACAAGCAGCTGCTTATGCTGAAGAAGCAGCTGCGGCTTCACAAGAGGAGTTAGCATCTATAGAAGAACTTGTGTTGTTGGCAGCTAACTTAAAAGCTACAGTGAGTGAGTCATGA
- a CDS encoding GNAT family N-acetyltransferase, with amino-acid sequence MKNEFRLATNDDAANLLNLTIQAYKPIRELGIPFLAATADLALVKKNISQNLCYVYEEDKKIAATVSVRMPWGEHPGPFDVPHLWWFAVEPSFARKGVGSKLLRLVEQEVIKNMFKSPGVSLGTAKEHPWLVEMYERKGYVQAKEKHLAEGYTTVFLYKKFNEVHSLS; translated from the coding sequence ATGAAAAATGAATTCCGTTTGGCAACAAATGATGACGCAGCTAACTTATTGAACTTAACTATACAAGCGTATAAGCCTATTAGAGAGCTAGGTATCCCTTTTTTAGCAGCTACTGCTGATCTTGCCCTCGTTAAGAAAAATATTTCTCAAAACCTTTGCTATGTATATGAAGAAGATAAAAAAATTGCTGCTACTGTGTCTGTACGAATGCCTTGGGGAGAACATCCAGGTCCGTTTGATGTTCCGCATCTTTGGTGGTTTGCAGTGGAACCATCGTTTGCGAGGAAAGGAGTCGGATCTAAGCTGCTGCGTCTAGTAGAGCAAGAAGTAATAAAAAATATGTTTAAATCACCGGGTGTGTCTTTAGGCACAGCAAAAGAACATCCTTGGTTAGTTGAGATGTATGAACGAAAAGGATATGTTCAAGCTAAAGAAAAGCACCTTGCAGAAGGTTATACGACCGTATTTCTTTATAAAAAATTCAATGAGGTACACTCTTTATCGTAA
- a CDS encoding amidohydrolase: MTDQLLLNTLIDIRRELHRFPELSMKEYKTTKRIKKWLKHYDISIVNAFQLNVGVVAEIVGEKPGPTIAIRADIDALPIEEKTNLPFASEVTGVMHACGHDFHTASIIGAAILLKQRQQELCGTVRFIFQPAEETASGAKMLVEKGVLEGVEAIFGVHNKPDLPVGTIGIKSGPLMASVDRFEIDVKGVGGHAGIPEKTIDPIAAAGQIVTSLQTIVSRNLSPFQNVVVSITQIHGGSSWNVIPDKVTLEGTVRTFQEEARAKIPALMKRTAEGIGAAFGASVNVKWYPYLPVVNNDDTLEKLAIKAAENLNYQVVEAEQSPGGEDFAVYQQHVPGFFVWMGTAGEYEWHHPSFSLKEEALLVAASYFANVSLHFLNSFHYTKN, translated from the coding sequence ATGACAGATCAATTACTACTAAACACGCTAATAGATATACGCCGTGAGCTGCACCGATTTCCAGAGCTTTCAATGAAAGAATATAAAACAACTAAACGTATTAAAAAGTGGTTAAAGCACTATGATATTTCTATAGTAAATGCATTCCAATTAAACGTAGGAGTAGTAGCAGAAATTGTGGGAGAAAAGCCGGGACCTACTATCGCTATTCGAGCTGATATTGATGCGCTGCCAATTGAAGAAAAAACCAATCTGCCGTTTGCATCTGAAGTCACCGGTGTTATGCACGCATGCGGCCATGATTTTCATACGGCTTCTATAATCGGAGCAGCTATTCTTCTTAAACAGCGTCAACAGGAGCTTTGTGGCACGGTTCGATTTATCTTTCAGCCGGCTGAAGAAACGGCTTCTGGAGCAAAAATGCTAGTTGAAAAAGGTGTGCTCGAAGGAGTAGAAGCGATATTTGGGGTGCATAACAAACCGGATCTTCCTGTAGGAACCATTGGTATCAAATCGGGACCTTTAATGGCAAGTGTTGATCGTTTTGAAATTGACGTCAAAGGAGTAGGAGGTCATGCAGGTATCCCTGAAAAAACAATAGACCCAATTGCTGCTGCTGGTCAAATCGTTACTAGTTTACAAACCATTGTCAGCCGTAATCTCAGCCCATTTCAAAATGTTGTTGTCAGCATAACTCAAATCCATGGAGGGAGCTCGTGGAACGTCATTCCTGACAAAGTAACGCTTGAAGGAACCGTGCGTACATTTCAAGAAGAAGCGAGAGCAAAAATACCGGCTCTTATGAAACGAACCGCTGAAGGGATTGGAGCAGCTTTTGGAGCTTCAGTAAACGTCAAATGGTACCCATACCTTCCTGTAGTAAACAATGATGATACGCTGGAAAAGCTTGCTATTAAAGCAGCAGAGAATCTTAACTATCAAGTTGTGGAAGCTGAACAATCGCCTGGAGGAGAAGATTTTGCCGTATATCAGCAGCATGTACCAGGATTTTTTGTATGGATGGGTACGGCTGGAGAATATGAATGGCACCATCCTTCTTTTTCATTAAAGGAAGAGGCATTACTTGTAGCAGCTTCTTATTTTGCAAATGTAAGTCTTCATTTTTTGAATTCATTCCATTACACAAAAAATTAA
- a CDS encoding M20/M25/M40 family metallo-hydrolase — translation MSNKTSLYQTKEQLKKLVSELVSIPSVTGTMAEAEMAESIASYLLKLPYFQKNEHVELHSTGDGRSIVTAFVEGKNTNKTVVLVSHYDVVDVQDYGQWKKDAFHADTLTSIFYKHMEQVPAHVQKDMLKGDWLFGRGTMDMKAGIALHISMIERACNGEFEGNILLLSVPDEEVNSLGMRKAVPVLLELARKHQLDFSLMLNAEPVFSRYPGDQTNYVYSGSIGKIMPSFLCYGKETHVGEPLAGLNANLLASYLTKEIELNLRFCETIRDETSPPPTVLMQKDLKEEYSVQVPHSAVVLFNLFMLNHSLKEVTDLLLKSANKAALNVKKHYNKAARQYAEGMEGSSLDVNVWTYEELYTHAVKQHGEKYVQEMEEALLAQEDDDRNKTIKLVNSLAGLCKEAAPIMVLFFTPPFYPAVCSHNDPFVQGILSNVQATAKEQFQVELVEQSYFGGISDLSYASLQHPLHTFNTLVANMPLWNKGYHIPLEELEKLKMPVLNIGPLGRDAHQWTERLDVQYSFEILPHFIYQAIKEAHK, via the coding sequence ATGTCGAACAAAACATCTTTGTATCAAACAAAAGAACAGTTAAAAAAGCTTGTAAGCGAATTAGTTTCTATACCTAGCGTGACAGGAACTATGGCAGAAGCGGAAATGGCTGAATCGATAGCGTCGTACTTATTAAAACTGCCTTACTTTCAAAAAAACGAGCACGTCGAGCTTCATTCGACAGGAGACGGGCGATCGATTGTCACGGCTTTTGTCGAAGGGAAAAATACGAATAAAACAGTTGTATTAGTCAGTCATTACGATGTAGTGGATGTACAAGATTATGGACAGTGGAAAAAGGACGCTTTTCACGCTGATACATTAACGAGTATTTTTTATAAACATATGGAACAAGTTCCGGCGCACGTGCAAAAAGATATGCTAAAAGGAGACTGGCTTTTTGGGCGAGGAACGATGGACATGAAAGCAGGCATTGCACTACATATCAGTATGATTGAAAGAGCATGCAACGGGGAGTTTGAAGGAAACATCCTGCTGCTATCGGTGCCGGATGAGGAAGTAAATTCACTCGGAATGAGAAAAGCAGTGCCTGTTCTTTTAGAACTTGCGCGCAAACATCAGCTGGATTTTTCTCTCATGCTAAATGCAGAACCAGTGTTTAGCCGCTATCCTGGAGATCAAACGAACTATGTGTACTCAGGATCTATTGGGAAGATCATGCCAAGCTTTTTGTGTTATGGAAAAGAAACTCATGTAGGGGAACCGCTAGCTGGTTTGAATGCTAATTTACTAGCTTCTTATTTAACGAAAGAAATAGAATTAAACCTTCGTTTTTGCGAAACAATAAGAGATGAAACCAGTCCACCTCCTACGGTATTGATGCAAAAAGATTTAAAAGAAGAGTATTCAGTTCAAGTCCCGCACTCTGCCGTTGTATTGTTTAATTTATTTATGTTAAACCATTCTCTTAAAGAGGTAACAGATCTGTTGCTAAAATCCGCCAACAAAGCGGCTTTGAATGTAAAAAAACACTATAACAAAGCCGCTAGGCAGTATGCGGAGGGAATGGAGGGTTCATCTCTTGACGTGAACGTATGGACGTATGAAGAACTTTATACTCATGCAGTAAAACAGCACGGTGAAAAATATGTGCAAGAAATGGAAGAAGCACTTTTAGCACAAGAGGATGATGACAGAAATAAAACCATTAAATTAGTAAACTCGTTAGCCGGTTTATGTAAAGAAGCAGCTCCGATAATGGTCTTATTTTTTACGCCGCCTTTTTATCCAGCCGTTTGTTCACATAATGATCCGTTTGTACAAGGGATTTTGTCAAACGTACAGGCAACTGCAAAGGAACAATTCCAAGTGGAGCTAGTTGAACAAAGTTATTTTGGCGGAATTTCGGATTTAAGTTATGCTAGTCTGCAGCATCCGCTTCATACATTTAACACGTTAGTAGCAAATATGCCGCTATGGAATAAAGGATATCATATCCCGTTAGAAGAGCTAGAGAAGCTGAAGATGCCGGTGCTGAACATTGGACCGCTGGGAAGAGATGCACATCAATGGACAGAAAGATTAGACGTTCAGTATTCCTTTGAAATTTTGCCTCATTTCATCTATCAAGCTATAAAAGAAGCACACAAATAA
- a CDS encoding VOC family protein, producing MHLSFDHLVHFSPDPIKAQKELNEYGITVIKGGFHEKWGTFNTLAYFNLSYIEWLGLRDIALAQTVTDNDLIQQLVNEHTPFGHFGRFALRTDDMDLLIKELQSKSYTVKGPVAGSRQTNDGEKLQWKMCFIEVDHDSLPLPFFIEWGEPEEKRKPKLAALSSHQAGQLQLKNIYCAVHNLEESISRWTKLLGVQSGESYKDSLLDACCQKLYVNGGNLIFCSGTQGIVHDTLKKVGERPFLVELDHALTPQQFTIQGASFKFNK from the coding sequence ATGCATTTATCTTTTGATCACCTTGTTCATTTTTCACCTGATCCTATTAAAGCTCAGAAAGAACTAAACGAATACGGAATAACTGTCATTAAAGGCGGCTTCCATGAAAAATGGGGAACTTTTAATACGTTGGCTTACTTTAACCTGAGCTACATTGAATGGCTTGGGCTTAGAGATATCGCGTTAGCTCAAACAGTTACAGATAATGACCTTATTCAGCAGCTCGTTAACGAACATACACCGTTTGGTCATTTTGGTCGATTTGCACTCCGTACAGATGATATGGATTTGCTAATAAAAGAGTTGCAAAGCAAGAGCTACACTGTAAAAGGTCCTGTAGCGGGTTCCCGTCAAACCAATGATGGAGAAAAGCTGCAATGGAAAATGTGTTTTATTGAAGTTGACCACGATTCCCTGCCTCTTCCTTTTTTTATTGAGTGGGGTGAACCAGAAGAAAAACGCAAACCAAAGCTAGCTGCTCTTTCTTCCCACCAAGCCGGTCAGCTGCAGCTAAAAAACATTTACTGTGCTGTACATAACCTTGAAGAATCCATCAGCAGGTGGACGAAACTGCTAGGCGTTCAGTCTGGAGAAAGCTACAAAGACTCTTTACTTGATGCATGTTGTCAAAAACTATATGTCAATGGAGGAAACCTCATTTTTTGCAGCGGAACACAAGGCATTGTCCATGATACATTAAAAAAAGTTGGAGAGCGTCCATTTTTAGTTGAATTGGATCACGCACTAACACCACAACAATTTACCATACAAGGAGCTTCTTTTAAATTCAACAAATAA
- a CDS encoding CotG/ExsB N-terminal domain-containing protein, with protein MHITAERIREATEALACTELETFMYQEPTALHRRSRRRSTRRSTRRSTRRSTRRSTRRSTRRSTRRSTRRSTRRSTRRSTRRSTRRSTRRSTRRSSRRRCHCGSPCCSYPWFNKSFGCCFKGHGCRR; from the coding sequence ATGCATATCACTGCTGAAAGAATTAGAGAAGCAACAGAAGCGCTTGCTTGTACTGAGCTTGAAACATTTATGTACCAAGAGCCAACTGCTCTTCACAGACGCTCTCGTCGTCGTTCTACTCGTCGTTCTACTCGCCGTTCTACTCGCCGTTCTACTCGTCGTTCTACTCGCCGTTCTACTCGCCGTTCTACTCGCCGTTCTACTCGTCGTTCTACTCGCCGTTCTACTCGTCGTTCTACTCGCCGTTCTACCCGTCGTTCTACTCGCCGTTCTACTCGTCGTTCTAGCCGTCGTCGCTGTCACTGCGGTTCACCTTGCTGCTCATACCCATGGTTTAATAAATCATTTGGCTGCTGCTTTAAAGGGCATGGTTGTCGTCGCTAA
- a CDS encoding GNAT family N-acetyltransferase — protein sequence MLQILEHQRVDIALQIVAVQVEAYQEEAKLIGFSDIPQLTESKEDIMKSKEVFIGEMIEGKLAGVLSFEKENGRLTICRLVVLPRYFRKGIGSRLLTYVLQRYSECECMVSTAERNTPAIKLYEAHQFSIIKHTAAADNLVLVTMKKST from the coding sequence ATGCTTCAAATCCTAGAACATCAAAGAGTGGACATCGCTTTGCAAATAGTAGCTGTGCAAGTAGAAGCTTACCAAGAAGAAGCCAAGCTCATTGGTTTTTCAGACATTCCTCAGCTTACAGAAAGCAAAGAAGATATTATGAAAAGTAAGGAAGTGTTTATCGGAGAAATGATTGAAGGTAAGCTAGCTGGCGTGCTGTCGTTTGAAAAAGAAAATGGGCGATTAACGATTTGCCGTCTCGTTGTGCTTCCTCGGTACTTTCGAAAAGGAATTGGAAGCCGTCTTTTAACGTATGTACTTCAAAGATATTCAGAATGTGAATGTATGGTGTCTACAGCCGAGCGAAATACACCTGCTATTAAGCTATACGAAGCTCATCAGTTTTCAATTATAAAACATACTGCAGCTGCTGATAATCTTGTATTAGTAACAATGAAAAAAAGCACCTAA
- a CDS encoding MFS transporter encodes MNKQLGTLMFVIFMVFVGFGVIIPIVPEVIRATGASTVNLGILMASYSIASFITAPFWGKLSDIKGRRPILLWGLLGFSASFFLFSVAENSLTLMYTSRIIGGLFAGAVIPCAFAYASDSTDEENRTKAMGLLGMSIGLGFIFGPALGGVLSSFGLFVPFVISGILSLIMTAFSFFTLKESLRKEPAAQVQTSRWHDFTSDFQGAMKYLYVLSFLATFTLAGLEATFQFFQIAKINATPTTIGWMFMASGLTQTLIQGGVLQRFKKGNEKKLMAIGLLVSAIGFTSILLSSNASNATFFLCIFTAGNALIRPCVLSLITMRTKVGYGSASGLTASMDSLGRIFGPLLGAFAFKLNMTLPFIIGAVVTLAALLLIQRHTALDYSEQTLSS; translated from the coding sequence ATGAACAAACAGCTTGGAACGTTAATGTTTGTTATTTTTATGGTATTTGTCGGGTTTGGAGTAATTATTCCAATCGTACCTGAAGTTATTCGTGCCACAGGTGCGAGCACGGTCAATTTAGGGATACTAATGGCTAGCTATTCGATCGCATCTTTTATTACTGCACCTTTTTGGGGGAAGCTTTCAGATATAAAAGGCCGGCGTCCCATCTTACTTTGGGGCTTACTTGGCTTTAGCGCAAGCTTTTTTCTTTTTTCGGTGGCAGAAAACTCTCTGACTCTGATGTATACGTCACGCATCATCGGAGGTTTGTTCGCAGGAGCTGTTATTCCTTGTGCTTTTGCATATGCTTCTGATAGTACAGATGAAGAAAACCGAACGAAGGCAATGGGACTGTTAGGAATGTCGATTGGCTTAGGCTTTATTTTTGGACCGGCATTAGGCGGTGTCCTTTCATCTTTCGGCTTGTTTGTTCCCTTTGTTATCTCTGGTATCTTGTCACTGATTATGACAGCGTTCTCATTCTTTACGTTAAAAGAATCTTTACGAAAAGAACCTGCTGCCCAAGTACAGACATCCAGATGGCATGACTTCACGTCAGATTTTCAAGGAGCTATGAAGTATTTATATGTTCTTTCTTTTTTAGCCACTTTTACGCTCGCTGGATTAGAAGCTACTTTTCAATTTTTTCAAATAGCGAAAATTAATGCTACTCCTACGACAATCGGATGGATGTTTATGGCGAGCGGTTTAACTCAAACCTTGATTCAAGGCGGTGTGCTGCAGCGGTTTAAAAAAGGAAATGAAAAAAAGCTGATGGCCATTGGCCTGCTGGTTTCAGCAATAGGATTCACGTCTATTTTGTTATCTTCCAATGCCTCTAATGCTACCTTCTTTCTGTGCATATTTACAGCAGGAAATGCCCTTATTCGTCCTTGTGTCCTCTCATTAATTACGATGAGAACCAAAGTAGGATATGGCTCTGCTTCGGGGCTAACTGCTTCAATGGATAGCTTAGGGCGTATTTTTGGCCCTCTGCTTGGTGCATTTGCCTTTAAACTTAATATGACGCTGCCTTTTATTATTGGAGCGGTTGTCACTTTAGCTGCTTTACTGCTGATTCAGCGCCATACAGCTCTAGATTATTCTGAGCAAACACTTTCATCGTAA
- a CDS encoding NCS2 family permease, with amino-acid sequence MFKLKEYNTDAKTEILAGITTFLTMIYIVIVNPVILSSAGVPFDQVFTATIISAVVATLWMALAANYPIAIAPGMGMNAYFAALVVGSNGSIDYATAFSAVFVAGIIFIILSLTSFREKLIEAIPNNLKHAISAGIGLFIAFIGLRSAGIIVANKSNLIGLGDLQSEKVVLTLIGLAITIILYTLNVNGALFFGMIITGLIAFFRGQLSFDKGLFAAPHLPDGLMISNPFAAFGDVIHHDLYTVVFSFLLVTIFDTTGTMVGVAQQAGLMKGNKMPRVRQALLADSFGTTIGALFGTSPTTAYVESSSGVAAGGRTGLTGVTVAILFIVAAFFSPVVSSVSGVAAITSPALIIVGSLMMGAVAKINWNDFDEAFPAFLVVLAMPLTSSIATGIALGFISYPLMKLVKGKGKQVHPLVYVFAVLFLYQLIFLPH; translated from the coding sequence ATGTTTAAGTTAAAAGAATATAACACGGATGCTAAAACGGAGATTTTAGCTGGTATTACAACGTTTTTAACCATGATTTATATTGTAATTGTGAACCCGGTTATTTTGTCTAGCGCCGGAGTTCCTTTTGATCAAGTATTTACAGCTACTATTATTTCAGCAGTCGTAGCTACGCTATGGATGGCTCTTGCAGCTAACTATCCAATTGCTATTGCTCCCGGTATGGGAATGAACGCATACTTTGCTGCTTTAGTTGTTGGTTCAAATGGAAGTATCGACTATGCTACTGCTTTTTCAGCTGTATTCGTAGCGGGTATTATCTTTATCATCTTATCGTTAACATCGTTTCGTGAAAAATTAATTGAAGCCATTCCAAACAATTTAAAGCACGCTATTAGTGCTGGTATCGGCTTATTTATTGCTTTTATCGGGCTTCGTTCAGCCGGTATTATCGTTGCAAATAAATCAAATTTAATTGGACTTGGTGATTTGCAGTCTGAAAAAGTGGTTTTAACACTGATTGGACTTGCGATTACAATCATTTTATATACATTAAATGTAAACGGCGCTTTATTCTTCGGTATGATTATTACAGGATTAATTGCTTTTTTTAGAGGACAGCTTTCGTTTGATAAAGGTCTGTTTGCTGCCCCTCACCTTCCAGACGGCTTAATGATTTCAAATCCTTTTGCTGCTTTTGGAGATGTTATTCATCATGATTTGTACACAGTTGTCTTTTCTTTCTTACTTGTTACGATTTTTGATACAACAGGTACAATGGTAGGAGTAGCTCAACAGGCCGGTCTTATGAAAGGTAATAAGATGCCGCGCGTGCGTCAAGCATTGCTTGCTGACTCGTTTGGTACAACGATTGGAGCTTTATTTGGTACAAGCCCAACAACGGCTTACGTTGAATCTTCATCTGGTGTAGCAGCAGGCGGGCGTACAGGTCTAACGGGTGTGACGGTAGCCATTTTATTTATTGTTGCAGCGTTCTTTAGCCCGGTTGTAAGCTCAGTTTCTGGCGTAGCAGCCATTACTTCACCTGCATTAATTATTGTCGGAAGCTTGATGATGGGTGCTGTAGCTAAAATTAATTGGAATGACTTTGATGAAGCGTTCCCTGCCTTTTTAGTTGTTCTAGCAATGCCTCTTACATCAAGTATTGCAACAGGAATTGCACTTGGCTTCATTTCTTATCCGTTAATGAAGCTGGTAAAAGGAAAAGGCAAACAAGTCCATCCGCTTGTTTATGTCTTTGCTGTTTTATTTCTCTATCAACTCATCTTTTTACCGCATTAA